In the Pan paniscus chromosome 19, NHGRI_mPanPan1-v2.0_pri, whole genome shotgun sequence genome, CCCATACCTCCCACACCTGGAGGGGAGCAGAGCGCAGCTTCAAGGTTCCTGGggtagagacagcaagagagcaGATGATGGCCAGGCGGGGTGAGGAGGTCTTGGCTGCTTGGAATGAGGCAGCAGGTGTCAGGACAGCTGCCATGTGGCCCACGAGAATCAATGAATGTCCAAGATCTTCAGGCCTGACCAAAGGAGGGACACCTCCCTGGCTCTCTGACTACTCCTCTTAGCCTTTTCTCTGCCTTGCTGGAAACTGTCACCTTCCTGAGTGTGGTCCTCATTCTAGGCCGAGCATCTTCCCAGCTGTGTACAGTTGCCTGGTcgttcctctctttctccctcccagtCTCCATCTCTTGGGTGGACAGCCTTCCCCCTATGCAGGCCAGCTTTTCCTGCCTTCAGTGTGTTTCTCACTTGATCATGTCTGGAGGCCTGGCCCAGGTATGGGCCATTCTGTCCTGGGAACACTCACATTCCTCTCTGTGGCGAGGAAGCTCAGAAGGCTGAGCCTGAGGGGAAGACACTGGAGGCCTGGGGTCTCTGTGTGCAGCCGCCTGTCTCCTAGATCCTCTTCTTCCCTGGGGTGGGAGGAACAGACGTCCATGCCCACAGACAGGAGAGGGCCTATGGTCTcctcttcctgtttctcttcctcccttaCAACCCTCCCTGAAGCTTTCCTTCCCTCCATGTCAGGAGCTCCGGGAGGCAGTAGGACAGGTACAGGCATTCATTTGCCCTGGACCATGGCCtctttgggaggcctcaggatccTTGCCAAAGGGAGGTGGGTGCGTTGGAGCACAGTATTTACCCATGTGGGGGTGTGAGGCCCCCGCCGGGAGGGCCATTTCTTTCTGAGCTGAAATAACCAGTTTATCCCCTCTGGGAAGAGGCAGCTCTTATCTTTATAATCCCCCAAAGCCACTGTGGAGAGCGGGATTAGGTGAGATTTAGGGAAGGGAGCTGGGGAATCCTGGGGCCAGGCCCCGTCCCTCAGGCCAGCACTGGGGGCTCCACTTGAGTGCCTCCTGTGATGCCAGGCTGTGGCAGGGGGCAGCATCCCCGGGCCCAGGAGCCACTCTTACTTATGGGATGTGTGCCCTGCCAGGGCTGAGGCTCAGTTGCCGAGGAGGGGGTATGTGTGGAGACAGGCAGGAAGGAGTAAGCCCAGAAGGCCAGAGGGCACAGCCAGGGCAGGACTCTGGGAGACAGAACTGTGGGCCGCATAGAGGGTGGGGAGAGCAGTGAGACGAGGCAGCCAGGGGTCACCAGCCCCACAGCCTGTGGCTGAGCCTCCTCCATGGCTGCCCCAAATCCCTTTCCTGGTGCCTGAAGTCTAGGGATTCACTCCTCTTGCTCAGGAGGTTTTCCGGAGGGAAGCTCACGTGGATGCTTCGCAGGTGGCCCTGGAAAGACTCACTTCTCCTTCAGGCGCTGCCTTTCATGGGGCTCTTCTTTGTCCCAGGGCCTCAgagctggggtgtggtggctcacgtctataatcacagcactttagcaggctgaggagggaggattgcttgaggtcaggagtttaagaccagcctgggcaacatatcgaggccccatctctacaaaaaaatgcaaagggccaggcacagtggctcaggcctataatcctaacactttgggaggccgaggcgggcagattgcctgagctcaggagttcgagaccagcctgggcaacatggtgaaactccgtctctactaaaatataaaaaaaaattagccgggcgtggcggcatgtgcctgtagtcccagctactcgggaggctgaggcaggagaatttcttgaacccaggaggcagaagttgcagtgagctgagattgcgccactgcactccagcctgggcaacagaacgagactctgtctcaaaaaagaaaaaaaaaaaagcaaagaaaattagctgagtgtagtcccagccactccataggctgaggcaggaagatcgctggAGCCTGAGAGGTGTAAGCTGCAGCGAACCATGCCcacgccactgcatccagcctgggcagcagagcaagaccctgtctcaatttaaaaatatatgtatgtatggcCTGGAATTCCCTTCATCCCCAGAACTTTTGGTTCAGTAGGTCCGGAGTGGAGCCTAGACATCcaccacatttttaaaagctgtggTGTCTAAGATTTTGGGCTGACAGTCCCGATTAAGGTGAAGCCTTGACTAAGCTGCAGAATGCCTCGGGTTGTTCCTGTTGCTGTTTCATTGGGATcattgcattcattcattcattcatttattcattcattcattcagcaagtattcACTGAGCTTGTGTGTGCCATGCACTGTCTCAGCAGTTGGATGGTGAGGGTGTGTGGAAATGGAAGAATTCAGAGCCTGTTTTTAAGGAATTTGCAGTCTGGAGGGAGAGCCAGCTGTGTCAATCTGTGATTACAGTTCTGTAAGGTGCAGGCTGCAGGCCAGGTTGCCCAGGACACCATTGACATGTAAACCTCCCCTGAAGTGCAGCCCTGGGTTTTGGGAAAATGTCCCAGAGGAGGTGATGTTTGAGCTGAGTCTTGAAGGAGAAGCAAGAGTTGACTGGGGTGGGGCACGTGTTTCTCGCTGGGAAACACATCAAGTATGTGAACATGAGCTGAAGGGGCTCGGCTCGTGTCAGGAGGAGCAGGAaaggaggccagggaggctggCACATCTGAAGGGCCTCCAGGAGCACACACAAGAATCGGACTTGATTTTAAGGGTAAATAGGTCATTTGACCAACCAGGCAGGCCCTGCTCTGGCCAAGGTGTTCCAGTGGGTTTGGAAAAGTTAGAGACAGTGTGGGGTGGAGTTTGGGCAAGCATAAGGCCAGGGTCAAGAATGTTCTAGAGGTGATTGGGTGAGACAGTCACTGTGGGAGGAAAGGTGACTCTGGCACTAGAGCCAGGTGGCAAgttcaagtttttttcttttttcttttttttttttttgagacagagtctagctctgtcacccaggctggagtgcagtggcgtgatcttggctcactgcaacctctgcctcccggttcaagtgattctcatgcctcagccacccaagcagctgggattacatgcatgcaccaccatgcccagctaatttttttatttttagtagggatggggtttcaccatgttggcctggccaggctggtctcaaatgcctgacctcaagtagcgcacccgtctcagcttcccaaagcgctgggattacaggcgagagttCGGCCCGAGTTCAGGTTTTTGGACACATTGACTCCTAGGTCCCTGTGAAGCAGCTGTAGGCCCGTTCAGCAGACGGGTCCACATTCAGGGTAGCGGTCAGACTTGAAGTAAAATAGGAGTTGTAGGCTTGTTGGTGGCAGGTGACTCTGTGACTGTGGATGAGGTTGCTCTGGAAACCTACAGAGGTTGGTAACGTGTCCTAGGTGGCCTATGGGGTAGACGGATGGGGAAGAACAGTCAGAGTCAACGGAGAAAACAGGAGAGAAGCCAGGAATGGGGGAGTCCTGACAGGGAGAGGCTGGGCCACAAGGTCGCCTAAGATGATGTGGTTGGTCCCTGCGTCGTCGGGGCCTACACCGTCCACACCTTGTCCCATTCATCTTTGGTGAGATGGGAGTGTGCCTCCACACAGTCCTGCCCTGGGAATAGCTGCCTTTTTTTCTGTTATGTCCTTCCTAATGTTTCAGTGTTACAATATCCTCTCTTTCATGAAATGGTAGTTATAGAAGATGGTGGGTTTTTTCCCTCCCTGCCCCTTtcttccgtccctccctccctccctcccaacctctctccctccctgacaGAGCTGGaaggtttttttccttcatgtctttcCTAGGAACAGTGAAATGCTAgcatctcttttttgttgttgtttttttgagacagggtctcattttgtcatttaggctggagtgcagtggcacaatcacagctcactacgaccttgacctcctgagcccaagtgatcctcctgcctcagcctcctgagtagctgggtgcatgccactatgcccagctaattttttctttctgattttttgtacagatggggttcctctatgttgctcaggctagtctttaACTCTTAGgttcgagtgatccacctgcctccacctcccaaagtgctgggattacaggtgtgagccaccacgcctggccaaaagatAGCATCTCTATGTTAGCTTCCctctctccatttaaaaaaagatatattttaggccaggcacagtggctcacgccagtcatcccagcactttgggaggccaaggcgggcagatcacttgaggtcaggagttcaagaccagcctggccaacatgatgaaacctcgtctccactaaaagtacaaaaaattagcccgacatggtggtgtgtgcctgtaatcccagctactcgggaggctgaggcgggagaatcaccggaacccgggaggcagaggttgcagtgagccgagatcgcgccactgcactccagcctaggagactaagcaagactctatctaaaaaaaaaaaaaaaaattgtccatgcAATCAAAGACTGGCCCCCTTGCAATAAATTGGGAGATCAGTGGTGAGCACAGCCTGGGTGGGCAGGGAGCTCGCCAGTGGCAGTGGGGAAAGTGAGTTGGGGAacatggaataaaagaaaaagttgttttgttttttaatttggctGTAAAGAGTAGGGTAGGAGGCTGTGCACTTGAACAGTTTGTAATTTGGTGGAGATGGACATGGTCACACCTTGAGAGGCCAGAGCTGGTAGGGGAAGAGATGTGAGGATCCCAGAGGAGGGGAAGGATGAAGGGCCAGGGAAGGGGAGGGTTGGGGCCCGCGTGCCTTGCATAGCCTTGGCCTGGCAGTGACGCCCAGCGCCTCCTGCTTGCCTGCAGGGCGAGCCTCCCTCAGCCCTGGGCCTGTCCACGCGGAAGGCCCTCAGCGTCCTGAAGGAGCAGCTGGAGGCAGTGCTGGAAGGACATCTCAGGGAGCGGAAGAAGTGTCTGACGTGGAAGGTGAAGCTTCTTCTCGGGGCTACCAGGGCCTGGCTGGGATGGCAGGGAAGTGTGGGAGGCCCCTTCTCAGGACTCTGATGTACCCTGTCACCCTGGACAGTGTGACCCAACTGAGGCCTCATGAAATATCAGAAAGAAGCCAAGGTTCCCCTCAGAGTGGCTCCTGAGCCTGCTTGCTGCAGGAGCCCAACAGGCTGGAGCCCAGCCGAGGTCAAAGAGAGGGGACCAAGGCGGCCATGGGGGCTGGGAAGGGTGCCGGGGGAGGCAGCCAGATTGGAGTGGGACAGGCCTCTCATTGTCCCCTCCCTGTCCGAACTTCCCAGGAGGTGTGGAGAAGCAGCTTCCTCCACCACAGTAACCGCTGCTCCTGCTTCCACTGGCCGGGGGCCTCACTCATGCTACTGGccgtgctgctgctgctgggctgCTGCGGGGGACAGCCAGCTGGGAGGTGTGCGCCCAGGGGCTACTCCCCAACCTCTCCAGCTGTGCTGTCCATCCTGCCGCGGCACCTGGGACAGACCAGGGCTCTTGGGGGCTGTCACCCCCAAGCTGCTCCTGGGATGTAAGGGAACCTCCTCAGTCCCTTGAATGGGGTCAGAGGCCTAGCTGGTGTCAGGGCACCAGAACGGGACAGTCTTTCCACAAGGGACtggggtgggaaggggagctGTGGCCTGGGGGCTGCTGGGTGGGCGAGCCCTCACTCCCTGTGGGTGCGGCCTCTCTTTCCTCCCACCAGCCGTGGGGTGGGGCTGGTGAATGCCTCGGCCTTGTTCCTGTTACTGCTTCTCAACCTTGTGCTCATCGGGCGGCAAGACCGGCTGAAGCGTCGGGAGGTAGAACGGAGGCTGCGAGGGATCATTGATCAAATCCAAGGTGAGGTCAAGGGCAGGCATATTGGTGGGAAAAGATGACCGGACATATCAGAGCCCTGAGGGCTCCCCTCCTGCACCCCAGCACAGACGGGTTGCCTGTGGCCAGCATTGCAGGGGCTCTTGTCATCTGGGGAGTtagaaggatgcccactctctTTTGAGCAGGGCAGTGAGAGCTGTgggatggtggtgggtgcccaggCAGAGGGCTGGGCAGGCAGGAAGGCCAACAGTGGCAGGTGGGCTTGCAGGCTGGCTCACGTTGGGAAACCAACAGGGAAGTCCTCTCACATGGCAGGAGGATGATTGAAGTTTTCTCGTTCAAGTCCATCTTGTCTGGTGTACTGTGCTGGGAGACATGGGAAGGTGGGCAGACATACCTGCAGGAATTGGGGTGGGGTAGGGGCCGGGAGCCTGAGATGGAGCAGCCCAGTTCCAAAAGGGAGGGGAGTGGCTTGGATTTCTGCTTGGCCTTTCATTCAGGCGGTGTTTATGAAGCTTGGCTGCGGATTGAGGGTTGTTGAGGCTCTTTTGAGGGACGGTGGCTCCTGCTGTCCAGGGGCATGTGGTGCTGTGGGAGAAGCAGCACCCACTCATGAGACCTTTCTCCAACAGACCTGGGCAGTGGACGTTTAGATGCTAAGTGAGTTTGTCCTTTCGTTCCGAGATGGTTAATtgccaccatgtgccaggcactgggagtgcaatggtgatGGCAAAAGATGGGCCCTGCTTTCCGGAGCTTAGTCTCCTGCCCAGGAGCATCAGTGGCTCCCTTTTGCTTATGGAAGCCATCCCAGAGGCACGCGTGGCCTCCCAGAGCCTCCAACACAGGCTCACCTTCCTCTCcagcctcttctcttcctcctcattctGATGCTGAAACTACTCACCAGTCCTAGGCCCACTGTGTATCAGCCTCTGCCTCTGTGCCTCTCTCCACTGTTCTCTGCTGGTGAGCTTCTCCCTCACTCATCTCCAGCTGACAAAACCATTCTTCCAGGCCCATCCCCAGTGCTTCCTCTTTCAGGAAGCCACCTCTGATCGCCCCAGCAAATCGGTTTGCTCCCTCTTCTGGACTCCTGCAGCACAGGGATCTTTGTTAATGCTTAGCCGTGTTTGCCTTGTCCAAACAAGGCTAACACCGCATTATCTGTCCACATGTCTCATCTGCCCCACTGGGTTGTGGCTCCTTGAGGAGCTATGTTGTTGTCTCCACCTTGCACCCCTCACAGGCCCTCCGCAATGCTTGTGAAGTGTATCTGAATGGGATGGGGGTACAAAGAACGAGAGCTCCAGGTGTTGAGAGGAGGTAGAGGCTCTGGGGCTGGAGTGGCCGGGTAGGGCTTTATAAGGGAGGCGTCCTTGAAAGCAGGGAAGTGTTGGAACGAGTGGAGGGGTTTGACGCAGACCTCCTGGGAGAGGAAGTGGGCAGACAGTGCTTCCGGAAGTGCTGCTGTATCTGACTGGGGGGCAGGGCCGTGGCTGAGAGGGTTGTTTCCCTCTTTCCATTCCCCTCAGATGCCCTCAGGGATGGCAGGGAGATCCAGTGGCCCAATGCCATGTATCCAGACCTCCACATGCCTTTTGCGCCATCCTGGTCCTTGCACTGGGCCTACAGAGACGGACACCTGGTCAACCTGCCAGTCAGCCTGCTGGTTGAAGGAGACATCATAGCTTTGAGGCCTGGCCAGGAATCGTTTGCTTCTCTGAGGGGGATCAAGGTAGCTTGAGGCTTTCCTTCTCCCTTGGAAATGCGGTGGGAACATCCACAGGCAATGATGGGAGGGTCCCCAGACTTCATCCGGAAGCTTCCCGGCCAGCTTACTGGCTTTTTGGCAGAGGCTCTGGAACATCTTCCTCCAccctgctgttcttttttttttgaaacagggtctcaccctgtcgcccaggctggagtgcagtggcacgatctcaactcactgaagcctctgcctcctgggttcaagcgattctcccacctcagcctccccagtagctgggattacaggcacatgccaccacacctcaactggcttattttttattttttggtagagatggggtttcggcatgttggccaggctggtttcgaactcctgacctcaggtgatccacctgccttggcctcccaaagtgctggaattacaggtgtgagccaccacgcctggccccctgTGCTGTTCTTTATTCTCGCTAAAAGTCTAGTCCCACAGGCCCTGTCCCAGTGGACTCTGGGCTAACCGATGGCTCCTAACCCCAGGGAATGTCTGTACTTAGATGAATTGTCCAGGAAGAGTGGCCTCTGATAGGACCTCTCGTTCCCACTCTCCCACTTGCTGCCGGCAGGATGACGAGCACATCGTCCTGGAGCCGGGAGACCTCTTCCCCCccttctcccctccaccctcaccccgGGGAGAAGTGGAGAGAGGGCCACAGAGCCCCCAGCAGCACCGGCTTTTCCGTGTCCTTGAGACCCCTGTGATCGACAACGTCAGGTAGGGGTGCTGCCCCGCCTCCTCCTGTCCCTGGTGTCTTCCGTGAAGAGGGGAATGGGACTGACAAGGAAGGGGCCCCGTTCATCTCGAGGTTCTCTTGAGGGCAGGCATCTCCTTAGGCTCCTGTCCTTAACATCTTGTGAGAATTCTTAGACTGAGTGGTGCCCTCTCCCAGTCTCTACTCTGAGGGGACAGCTCTGGAGGTGAacacgggctagggccagggcagAGCGTGGAACTGCAGGACTCACGTGGAACTGCAGGACTCACGGTGCTTGAAGAAGCGGTATCTGGCAGAGAGGCCCAGAATCCTCCCAAGGTGTAGGTTTCTAGCCTCTCTGCCAAGTGAGACTGACAGTCACTTCTTTCTGCAGATGGTGCCTGGACATGGCCCTGTCCCGACCAGTCACTGCCCTGGACAATGAGCGGTTCACAGTGCAATCGGTGATGCTACACTATGCTGTGCCCGTGGTCCTGGTGCGTGTGGCGGGGCTGTGCGGGGCTGCATGGGGCAGAGGAGAGGGCTGGACACGGGGGGGTCTCAGGGCCACTCACATGAGCGGGGGTGAATGCAGAGGGTCCCAGAGTGAGCCAGCCTGTGGAGTAGCAAAGGAAGGGGAATGGCAGTGCCTGGGTCCCTCTAGAGGGGCGGGGTCAAGGCTGTGCCTCTGCTGTTCCCAACAGGCCGGCTTCCTCATCACCAATGCCCTGCGCTTCATCTTCAGTGCCCCGGGGGTCACTTCCTGGCAGTACACCCTCCTCCAGCTCCAGGCAAGGACCACCCTGTCCTCTCTCTCATGCTTCCCTCCGACCCGCAGGGCTGGCTCTTCTCCTAGTACCCTGGctgtccctccctctctgcaGCCCAGAGGCCCCCTCACGCTTCAGCTGAAGAACACCTCTTTCCAGCTGGGCGCGgggactcaggcctgtaatcccagcactttgggaggccacggcgggcagatcatgaggtcaagagatcgagaccatcctggccaatatggtgaaaccccgtctctactaagaatataaaaattagctgggcgtggtggcacgtgcctgtagtcccagccattcaggtggctgaggtgggagaatcccttgaacctgggaggtggaggttgcagtgagccgagatcacgccactgccctccagcctggcgacggagcaagactccgtctcaaaaaaaaaaaaaaagaacacctctTTCCCTTCCTGCCCCTGAGAGAGCTGGCCCTTCCTGCCCAGGGAATGGCCGTGGGGCCAGGGcagcccttcccttccctcctccccaggcccgGAGCTCAGGAGCCATCTGTGTGGTCCGCTCCTTCCCAGGTGAATGGCGTCCTGCCCATCCTCCCCCTGCTCTTTCCAGTCCTCTGGGTTCTGGCAACTGCCTGTGGAGAGGCCCGTGTCCTGGCCCAGATGAGcaaggcctcacccagctccctgGTAGGTTCTTCCAAGGTGTCTGGGGGAAGTCACAGGAACAAAAAGAGGGAGCTGGCTGTGCCAGAGGACGGGGGCAGAAGTCCAGCCCCACCTTGGGCTCggcatgttggtcagcctgggcAGCTCTCCAGGCCTCGGGCCCTCTCCATTCCAGAAGGGCCTCCAGGCCAGGCCCTGGGTGTGAGTGAGCGTCTACCCTGGCTTCCACCAGGTGGGGAGTCAGAACGGCCTGGGCCCTTTACCAAAGGGGTTGGGAGCCCCGCTGGTGTGGGCCCCCCTCTGCCAGCTTGGAGAGGCCTGTGTGAAGGCGGCGTTTTCCTCACTGAGGACCTCACCCTCTCTCCGTGCAGCTGGCTAAGTTCTCAGAGGATACTCTCAGCAGCTATACGGAGGCTGTCTCCTCTCAGGTACAACACTGACCCGGGATGGCTTCTCTCGCAGGTCCCTAGAGCCATAACCCTGGGACTCCCCTATTTATGGCCTTAAAGCCTCCAACCAGGCTCTTAGAGCCCCATGTCCACCCGTTACATGTGGACATAACCTGGACCTGTTCCCATAACGTGTCCACACCCTGTCCCAGAGAAGTGCCTCTCCACCCCAACTTCGTGGTGCTCCCCTGGATTTTCCCCTAGAGGCCGTCTCCAGGGAAATGAGGCTGAGCCCTAAATGGCCTTGCAGACTTCCTCTCTCCCACCAGGAAATGCTGCGCTGCATTTGGGGCCACTTCCTGAGGGTGCTCGGGGGGACATCGCCAACGCTGAGCCACAGTTCCAGCCTGCTGCACAGCCTGGGCTCTGTCACGGTGAGGGTGGGCCTTGCGGGGAGGAGGCAACTGTCATGCCCGCCCTGCTCTCTGGCTGGGCCTGGGCTGCCCACCTGCCGCTTGAGTGGCCCCTGGGCAGGATAGGCTAATGCCAGGCCCCTTTCCTATCTCAAATGCTTTCCATGCAGGTCCTGTGCTGTGTGGACAAACAGGGGATCCTGTCATGGCCAAATCCCAGCCCAGAGACTGTACTGTTCTTCAGCGGGAAGGTGGAGCCCCCTCACAGCAGCCACGAGGACCTCACCGATGGCCTATCCACCCGCTCCTTCTGCCATCCCGAGGTAGAGGAGGAGGTACGGCCGGCTCCCATGGGCCCGACTCTGGGCCAGGCTGTTTAGCCTTGGAGCCTGGCCAGGGAGGGTGAGGTTTCGGAGGGCGAAGGAGGGTTTGGGCACCATTAGGATCTGCTTCTGGGCAGGTGAGGTGAAGACAAGGCAGCCAGGGGACCTAGAAGCATCCTGTCTCCCCAGGCTATGGGAGCCACTGGTCCTAGCCTGTGCTCCTCATTCTCTTCAGCCCCATGAACGAGACGCCCTCCTGGCTGGCTCCCTGAACAACACCCTGCACCTTTCCAATGAGCAGGAGCGTGGCGACTGGCCTGGCGAGGCTCCCAAGCCCCCCGAGCCCTATTCACACCACAAAGCGCATGGCCGCAGCAAACACCCATCTGGCTCCAACGTGAGCTTCAGCAGGGACACCGAGGGTGGTGAAGAAGAGCCCAGCAAGGTGACGGGAGGGGGTGGCACGGGGCAGCCACACCCTTGGCCACAGGCTGTCCTGGCCTCCCTGGCCAGCCTGGCCTCACAAGGTCTGAAAGAGCAGGCGTCTCTGCCCTCTGTCCCAGCACCTCCAGGCTAGGCCAGTGGTCCCTGAGGCCCTCCCCCAGTCTGCTGCGAAGTAGGTGGAACCTCCCCCTACCCTTCCATTCTTGTAATCGCAATCACTGGTGTCCCTATTGGAACCTTCCAAATATACACAGCCCAGGGCTCCCTCTTAGAGATGTTCCCTGGCCACAGAAGATCCCTCAACTGTGTCCTCTTTGGTCTGGCCACCCCTCTTTCTAGCTCCTGCCAGTGTCATGAGATATATTAATAGTCCATAGAAGCAGACGGGAGCCCAAGAAGGACAGGAAGCGGATTTCAGGAGGGAGGGGGTGGAAGAGGGTGAGCAGCAGCTCTCTCCTGGGAAGGGCGCCTTTCAGGGGCAGGAGCCCTCCCCAGCCTTGGGAGGTGGGCAGAGCCAGCGCTGGCTTCCCCACACCCTATCCCGGGCTGAGGCTCTCCTCCACATTTCCCCCAGACCCAGCCTGGGATGGAGAGCGACCCCTACGAAGCAGAGGACTTTGTGTGTGACTACCACCTGGAGATGCTGAGCCTGTCCCAGGACCAGCAGAACCCCTCCTGCATCCAGTTTGATGACTCCAACTGGCAGCTGCACCTCACCTCCCTCAAACCCCTGGGCCTCAATGTGCTGCTGAACCTGTGTGATGCCAGCGTCACCGAGCGCCTGTGCCGATTCTCCGACCACCTGTGCAACATCGCCCTGCAAGAGAGCCACAGCGCCGTGCTGCCCGTCCATGTGCCCTGGGGCCTCTGCGAGCTTGCCCGCCTCATTGGTACGGGTCCCCATGGCAGGGGATGGCTGGCTGGACCCGCCTCCTAGAAGAGGCCCAGTACCAACTCCTCACGGGACTTAATGGACCTGGCAGGGTATTGCCAGGGCATGGCCCTAAGTTCCTGTTCCCCGCCCTGCAGGCTTCACTCCTGGGGCCAAGGAGCTTTTCAAGCAGGAGAACCATCTGGCGCTGTACCGCCTCCCCAGTGCCGAGACAATGAAGGAGACATCGCTGGGGCGGCTCTCCTGTGTCACCAAGCGGCGGCCTCCCCTCAGCCACATGATCAGCCTCTTCATTAAAGACACCACCACCAGTGAGCCCTGGCTACGTTGGCCAGCACCAGGCGAGACCTTCCAGAGCTTGGCAGGGGGGCTCTGCCCA is a window encoding:
- the TMEM94 gene encoding transmembrane protein 94 isoform X24, whose amino-acid sequence is MDLKEKHLGEPPSALGLSTRKALSVLKEQLEAVLEGHLRERKKCLTWKEVWRSSFLHHSNRCSCFHWPGASLMLLAVLLLLGCCGGQPAGSRGVGLVNASALFLLLLLNLVLIGRQDRLKRREVERRLRGIIDQIQDALRDGREIQWPNAMYPDLHMPFAPSWSLHWAYRDGHLVNLPVSLLVEGDIIALRPGQESFASLRGIKDDEHIVLEPGDLFPPFSPPPSPRGEVERGPQSPQQHRLFRVLETPVIDNVRWCLDMALSRPVTALDNERFTVQSVMLHYAVPVVLAGFLITNALRFIFSAPGVTSWQYTLLQLQVNGVLPILPLLFPVLWVLATACGEARVLAQMSKASPSSLLAKFSEDTLSSYTEAVSSQEMLRCIWGHFLRVLGGTSPTLSHSSSLLHSLGSVTVLCCVDKQGILSWPNPSPETVLFFSGKVEPPHSSHEDLTDGLSTRSFCHPEVEEEPHERDALLAGSLNNTLHLSNEQERGDWPGEAPKPPEPYSHHKAHGRSKHPSGSNVSFSRDTEGGEEEPSKTQPGMESDPYEAEDFVCDYHLEMLSLSQDQQNPSCIQFDDSNWQLHLTSLKPLGLNVLLNLCDASVTERLCRFSDHLCNIALQESHSAVLPVHVPWGLCELARLIGFTPGAKELFKQENHLALYRLPSAETMKETSLGRLSCVTKRRPPLSHMISLFIKDTTTSTEQMLSHGTADVVLEACTDFWDGADIYPLSGSDRKKVLDFYQRACLSGYCSAFAYKPMNCALSSQLNGKCIELVQVPGQSSIFTMCELPSTIPIKQNARRSSWSSDEGIGEVLEKEDCMQALSGQIFMGMVSSQYQARLDIVRLIDGLVNACIRFVYFSLEDELKSKVFAEKMGLETGWNCHISLTPNGDMPGSEIPPSSPSHAGSLHDDLNQVSRDDAEGLLLMEEEGHSDLISFQPTDSDIPSFLEDSNRAKLPRGIHQVRPHLQNIDNVPLLVPLFTDCTPETMCEMIKIMQEYGEVTCCLGSSANLRNSCLFLQSDISIALDPLYPSRCSWETFGYATSTSMAQASDGLSPLQLSGQLNSLPCSLTFRQEETISIIRLIEQARHATYGIRKCFLFLLQCQLTLVVIQFLSCLVQLPPLLSTTDILWLSCFCYPLLSISLLGKPPHSSIMSMATGKNLQSIPKKTQHYFLLCFLLKFSLTISSCLICFGFTLQSFCDSSRDRNLTNCSSVMLPSNDDRAPAWFEDFANGLLSAQKLTAALIVLHTVFISITHVHRTKPLWRKSPLTNLWWAVTVPVVLLGQVVQTAVDLQLWTHRDSHVHFGLEDVPLLTWLLGCLSLVLVVVTNEIVKLHEIRVRVRYQKRQKLQFETKLGMNSPF
- the TMEM94 gene encoding transmembrane protein 94 isoform X27, producing the protein MDLKEKHLGEPPSALGLSTRKALSVLKEQLEAVLEGHLRERKKCLTWKEVWRSSFLHHSNRCSCFHWPGASLMLLAVLLLLGCCGGQPAGSRGVGLVNASALFLLLLLNLVLIGRQDRLKRREVERRLRGIIDQIQDALRDGREIQWPNAMYPDLHMPFAPSWSLHWAYRDGHLVNLPVSLLVEGDIIALRPGQESFASLRGIKDDEHIVLEPGDLFPPFSPPPSPRGEVERGPQSPQQHRLFRVLETPVIDNVRWCLDMALSRPVTALDNERFTVQSVMLHYAVPVVLAGFLITNALRFIFSAPGVTSWQYTLLQLQVNGVLPILPLLFPVLWVLATACGEARVLAQMSKASPSSLLAKFSEDTLSSYTEAVSSQEMLRCIWGHFLRVLGGTSPTLSHSSSLLHSLGSVTVLCCVDKQGILSWPNPSPETVLFFSGKVEPPHSSHEDLTDGLSTRSFCHPEPHERDALLAGSLNNTLHLSNEQERGDWPGEAPKPPEPYSHHKAHGRSKHPSGSNVSFSRDTEGGEEEPSKTQPGMESDPYEAEDFVCDYHLEMLSLSQDQQNPSCIQFDDSNWQLHLTSLKPLGLNVLLNLCDASVTERLCRFSDHLCNIALQESHSAVLPVHVPWGLCELARLIGFTPGAKELFKQENHLALYRLPSAETMKETSLGRLSCVTKRRPPLSHMISLFIKDTTTSTEQMLSHGTADVVLEACTDFWDGADIYPLSGSDRKKVLDFYQRACLSGYCSAFAYKPMNCALSSQLNGKCIELVQVPGQSSIFTMCELPSTIPIKQNARRSSWSSDEGIGEVLEKEDCMQALSGQIFMGMVSSQYQARLDIVRLIDGLVNACIRFVYFSLEDELKSKVFAEKMGLETGWNCHISLTPNGDMPGSEIPPSSPSHAGSLHDDLNQVSRDDAEGLLLMEEEGHSDLISFQPTDSDIPSFLEDSNRAKLPRGIHQVRPHLQNIDNVPLLVPLFTDCTPETMCEMIKIMQEYGEVTCCLGSSANLRNSCLFLQSDISIALDPLYPSRCSWETFGYATSTSMAQASDGLSPLQLSGQLNSLPCSLTFRQEETISIIRLIEQARHATYGIRKCFLFLLQCQLTLVVIQFLSCLVQLPPLLSTTDILWLSCFCYPLLSISLLGKPPHSSIMSMATGKNLQSIPKKTQHYFLLCFLLKFSLTISSCLICFGFTLQSFCDSSRDRNLTNCSSVMLPSNDDRAPAWFEDFANGLLSAQKLTAALIVLHTVFISITHVHRTKPLWRKSPLTNLWWAVTVPVVLLGQVVQTAVDLQLWTHRDSHVHFGLEDVPLLTWLLGCLSLVLVVVTNEIVKLHEIRVRVRYQKRQKLQFETKLGMNSPF